Proteins from one Ramlibacter sp. PS4R-6 genomic window:
- a CDS encoding branched-chain amino acid ABC transporter permease has product MSTKANLESLPRSLNAVLAVGFLALAVFPFVGTDFYAQVVARMMILAIFAMSLDLLLGVTGLVSLGHAAFFGLAGYTLAFVTPQGEAASLWWTLPASVGASALAALVIGFFVVRTKGIYFIMVTMAFAQMVYYLFFDNKVLGGSDGLYVNFKPKAVLFDLENKTAFYYFVLAMLLATYLFLRRLLFSPFGRALAGIRVNEHRMRAIGFGTFGYKLAAFTLAGGLAGLAGYLWAAQTGFVNPELMGFHMSAHAIMMVILGGMGNFAGAIVGAFAFEWLLHFFQDLPAVGSFQTGKHWQLWMGLFIVLVVTFASRGLMGAAARILARKEQAHE; this is encoded by the coding sequence ATGAGCACCAAGGCCAACCTCGAGTCGCTGCCGCGCAGCCTGAACGCCGTGCTGGCCGTGGGCTTCCTCGCGCTCGCCGTCTTTCCTTTCGTGGGCACCGACTTCTATGCGCAGGTCGTGGCACGCATGATGATCCTGGCGATCTTCGCGATGAGCCTGGACCTGCTGCTGGGCGTGACCGGCCTCGTGTCGCTCGGGCATGCGGCCTTCTTCGGCCTCGCGGGCTACACGCTCGCCTTCGTCACGCCGCAAGGCGAAGCCGCGAGCCTGTGGTGGACGCTGCCGGCATCGGTGGGCGCCTCGGCGCTGGCGGCGCTGGTGATCGGCTTCTTCGTGGTCCGCACCAAGGGCATCTACTTCATCATGGTGACGATGGCCTTCGCGCAGATGGTCTATTACCTGTTCTTCGACAACAAGGTGCTGGGCGGCTCCGACGGCCTCTACGTCAACTTCAAGCCGAAAGCGGTGCTGTTCGACCTGGAGAACAAGACGGCCTTCTATTACTTCGTGCTGGCGATGCTGCTGGCCACGTACCTTTTCCTGCGCCGCCTGCTGTTCAGCCCGTTCGGCCGCGCGCTCGCGGGCATCCGCGTCAACGAGCACCGCATGCGCGCCATCGGCTTCGGCACCTTCGGCTACAAGCTGGCGGCCTTCACGCTGGCCGGTGGGCTCGCGGGCCTGGCGGGCTACCTGTGGGCCGCGCAGACCGGCTTCGTGAACCCGGAGCTCATGGGCTTCCACATGAGCGCGCACGCGATCATGATGGTCATCCTCGGGGGCATGGGCAACTTCGCCGGCGCGATCGTCGGCGCCTTCGCCTTCGAGTGGCTCCTGCACTTCTTCCAGGACCTGCCCGCCGTCGGCTCCTTCCAGACCGGCAAGCACTGGCAGCTGTGGATGGGCCTGTTCATCGTGCTGGTCGTCACCTTCGCATCGCGCGGACTCATGGGCGCGGCGGCGCGCATCCTCGCGCGCAAGGAGCAGGCGCATGAGTGA
- a CDS encoding LysE family translocator yields MTLSTYLLFLVAVTLLIVTPGPTMLMTLTNSVNHGPWRALASLSGALAANFAIMVLSALGLGAVLAASEAAFTTLKVIGAAYLVWLGIRTFRGAGGLDMGAAGPPRGGSLFMQGVLVGASNPKSLLFFTAFFPQFIDPSAPFLPQFLLLSLTFVLGDFLILGAGAFGVGRVAPWLRQAHVVRWINRVCGGLFAVLGGLLLFARRNA; encoded by the coding sequence ATGACGCTTTCGACCTATCTCCTCTTCCTGGTTGCGGTGACGCTGCTGATCGTCACGCCCGGCCCGACGATGCTGATGACGCTCACGAACTCCGTGAACCACGGCCCATGGCGTGCGTTGGCCTCCCTGTCGGGCGCGCTGGCAGCCAACTTCGCCATCATGGTGCTGTCGGCCCTTGGCCTCGGCGCGGTGCTTGCGGCATCCGAGGCCGCGTTCACGACGCTCAAGGTGATCGGCGCGGCCTACCTGGTCTGGCTGGGCATCCGCACCTTCCGCGGCGCGGGCGGCCTCGACATGGGCGCAGCCGGCCCGCCGCGCGGCGGGTCGCTCTTCATGCAGGGCGTGCTGGTCGGCGCGAGCAACCCGAAGTCGCTCCTCTTCTTCACGGCGTTCTTCCCGCAGTTCATCGACCCCTCGGCGCCGTTCCTGCCGCAGTTCCTGCTGCTGTCGCTCACCTTCGTGCTCGGCGACTTCCTGATCCTCGGCGCGGGCGCATTCGGCGTCGGGCGCGTCGCGCCCTGGCTGCGGCAGGCGCACGTGGTGCGGTGGATCAACCGCGTGTGCGGCGGCCTGTTCGCCGTGCTCGGCGGCCTGCTGCTGTTCGCGCGCCGCAACGCCTGA
- a CDS encoding ABC transporter ATP-binding protein yields the protein MSDALLVASNLTKRFGGLAAVNDVSLELHQGRIHAVIGPNGAGKSTLTNLLSGDLPPTSGRVVLAGHDVTGWNPEKISRAGLGRSYQKTNIFLPFTVWENVRLSAQSRQPHAARWLNLATGFAATNERAERALELAGLKDRRNATAGATSHGEQRQLEIAMTLATGPRVLLLDEPLAGMGTAEAERMVQLLLKLKPGHAMMLVEHDMDAVFALADQLTVMVNGQVIASGTPPQVRADANVQAAYLGEEHA from the coding sequence ATGAGTGACGCGCTGCTCGTCGCATCGAACCTCACGAAGCGCTTCGGTGGCCTCGCCGCGGTGAACGACGTCTCGCTCGAGCTGCACCAGGGCCGCATCCATGCGGTGATCGGGCCCAACGGCGCGGGCAAGTCCACCTTGACCAACCTGCTCTCGGGCGACCTGCCGCCCACCAGCGGCCGCGTGGTGCTGGCGGGCCACGACGTCACGGGCTGGAACCCCGAAAAGATCTCGCGCGCGGGCCTGGGCCGCAGCTACCAGAAGACCAACATCTTCCTGCCCTTCACGGTGTGGGAGAACGTGCGCCTGTCCGCGCAATCGCGCCAGCCGCACGCCGCGCGCTGGCTGAACCTGGCGACGGGCTTCGCGGCGACCAACGAGCGGGCCGAGCGCGCGCTGGAACTGGCCGGCCTGAAAGACCGCCGCAACGCCACGGCGGGCGCGACCAGCCACGGCGAGCAGCGCCAGCTCGAGATCGCGATGACGCTCGCCACCGGCCCGCGCGTGCTGCTGCTGGACGAGCCGCTGGCCGGCATGGGCACGGCCGAAGCCGAGCGCATGGTGCAACTGCTGCTGAAGCTGAAGCCCGGGCACGCCATGATGCTCGTCGAGCACGACATGGACGCCGTGTTCGCGCTGGCCGACCAGTTGACGGTGATGGTCAACGGGCAGGTCATCGCCAGCGGCACGCCGCCGCAGGTGCGCGCCGACGCCAACGTGCAGGCGGCGTACCTCGGCGAGGAGCACGCATGA
- a CDS encoding branched-chain amino acid ABC transporter permease: protein MDVSNFLIQLLNSVQYGLLLFMLAAGLTLIFGIMGVVNLAHGSFYMLGAYLAWSLSSLTGSFTIAVVGGALLSVAFGLLLERLLFRHFYDRDHLDQVLLTFGLIYIFEESRSLLWGDDVHGVTIPSLLSASIPLTDTMSYPVYRLFMSGVCILLALGLYFLISKTRLGMKIRAGAFNRDMTEALGVNIKFIHAIVFAIGVALATVAGMIASPISSVYPNMGSQVLIMCFVVVVIGGIGSVRGALISALLVGFVDTFGKVLLPQVAGMLVYMLMAAVLLWRPEGLFKQ, encoded by the coding sequence ATGGACGTCTCCAACTTCCTGATCCAGCTGCTGAACAGCGTGCAGTACGGCCTGCTGCTGTTCATGCTCGCCGCAGGCCTGACGCTGATCTTCGGGATCATGGGCGTGGTGAACCTGGCGCACGGCAGCTTCTACATGCTGGGCGCGTACCTGGCGTGGTCGCTCTCCAGCCTGACGGGCAGCTTCACGATCGCCGTGGTCGGCGGCGCGCTCCTGTCGGTCGCCTTCGGCCTGCTGCTGGAGCGCCTGCTGTTCCGCCATTTCTACGACCGCGACCACCTCGACCAGGTGCTGCTCACCTTCGGCCTGATCTACATCTTCGAGGAGTCGCGCTCGCTGCTGTGGGGCGACGACGTGCACGGCGTGACCATCCCGTCGCTGCTTTCCGCGTCCATCCCCCTCACCGACACGATGTCCTACCCGGTGTACCGCCTCTTCATGTCGGGCGTGTGCATCCTGCTCGCGCTCGGCCTGTACTTCCTGATCTCGAAGACGCGCCTGGGCATGAAGATCCGCGCGGGCGCCTTCAACCGCGACATGACCGAGGCGCTGGGCGTCAACATCAAGTTCATCCACGCCATCGTGTTCGCGATCGGCGTGGCTCTGGCCACTGTCGCCGGCATGATCGCCTCGCCGATCTCCAGCGTGTACCCGAACATGGGCTCGCAGGTGCTGATCATGTGCTTCGTGGTCGTGGTGATCGGCGGCATCGGCTCCGTGCGCGGTGCGCTCATCTCCGCGCTGCTGGTGGGCTTCGTCGACACCTTCGGCAAGGTGCTCTTGCCGCAGGTCGCCGGCATGCTGGTCTACATGCTGATGGCCGCCGTGCTGCTGTGGCGTCCCGAGGGCCTGTTCAAGCAATGA